The following are encoded together in the Coffea arabica cultivar ET-39 chromosome 1c, Coffea Arabica ET-39 HiFi, whole genome shotgun sequence genome:
- the LOC113699177 gene encoding putative disease resistance protein RGA4 — translation MADAAISATVKVVLETVISIAADRVGMVLGVKAELERLSNTAATIRGFLADADGKMHSPGVRDWLKKLEDEVFKADTVLDELNYDNLRREVKYRNQLTKKKVCFFFSFFNAIGFSSSLASRIRDINTNFKRINQQANDLGLVTKYQIEAALPADAAGATTSRQTDSIILPNVVGRSGDESKIVGMLLTPSERVVSVIPITGMGGLGKTTLAKSVYNNTKIDENFGIKSWVCVARKIDIVELFKLILKSLTRTKVEVDDREAIVQEIRGKLGEKRFLLVLDDVWNCEPGLWSDFFATLLGLSTTKGSWCILTTRLQPVANAVLRHLQMNGGPYFLGKLSGDECWSIIKRKVLAREEVTKELEAIQEQILRRCDGLPLAASLIGGLLLNNRREKWHSIVQESLLNEDQSEIDQILKVSFDHLSPPSVKKCFAYCSIFRQDTELGEDELIQHWVAEGFVQPDRQNQRLMEEIAGDYLRILLQNSLLEEVEESWRTYYKMHDLVHDFAKSVLNPKSSSQDRYLALHSYEEMAENVRWNKAASIRSLFLHLGGGISADTNMLSRFKHLHVLKLSGYDVMFLPSSIGKLLHLRLLDISSSRIKSLPESLCKLYNLHTLTIRNNALGGGFPKRMNDLISLRHLNYHHHRAKFKMPMQMGQLTCLQTLKFFNVSQEKGCGIEELGTLKYLRGPLEIRNLELVEGKDAAKQAKLFEKPNLSRLRLDFRRKRGHQKSDNSDEDVLEGLQPHPNLQKLEIRYFMGDKFSQWLINLPKLVELWIEDCKRCSELPSLGQLPSLKRLFLNRLENIRSVGDEFYGITTNEEGEDEGRSRASGSSTRRRKFFPALEELRVAYMKNLVEWKDADQVRSTIAEEAADVFPMLRDLSIQHCPQLTTLPCSCKILDVQYCRNLTSIKTGYGTASVEKLKIGCCNNLRELPEDVFGSSLQRLSIESCPRLISLGVNGLKCPLPCLERLSIQYCVGLTTISDKMFESCQSLRSLSVECCPNLVSFSLNLQEMPSLEDFALLNCPKLIPHRFNGFAFATNLRKLWIGPFSSGDSSIDGFDWSGLRSASTLRKVHLEGLRHSDFLPHQLQYLTTLTSLNLKNFGGIEVLPDWIGNLVSLETLQLSNCEKLRCLLSEAAMRRLTKLTSVEVRRCPLLRQRYAPQRGIYLEE, via the coding sequence ATGGCTGACGCTGCTATCAGTGCTACTGTTAAGGTCGTCCTGGAGACGGTCATTTCCATTGCCGCGGACCGTGTTGGTATGGTTCTCGGGGTCAAAGCAGAGTTGGAGAGACTAAGCAACACTGCTGCAACGATCCGAGGTTTCTTGGCTGATGCTGACGGGAAAATGCATAGCCCAGGGGTGCGAGATTGGCTCAAGAAGCTAGAGGATGAGGTTTTTAAAGCTGATACCGTGCTGGACGAGCTCAACTACGACAATCTTCGTCGGGAGGTGAAGTACCGAAATCAACTCACCAAGAAGAAGGTatgcttcttcttctccttctttaaTGCAATTGGCTTTAGTTCCAGCTTGGCTTCAAGGATCCGGGACATCAACACCAACTTCAAAAGGATCAACCAGCAAGCCAATGACTTGGGATTGGTAACCAAGTACCAAATTGAAGCTGCACTCCCTGCTGATGCCGCTGGTGCCACGACAAGCAGACAGACCGACTCTATCATTCTTCCAAACGTTGTAGGAAGATCCGGCGATGAGTCAAAGATAGTGGGGATGCTGTTGACCCCATCTGAAAGAGTTGTCTCAGTTATTCCCATTACAGGCATGGGTGGTCTGGGCAAAACAACTCTTGCTAAATCAGTCTACAACAATACAAAAATTGATGAGAATTTTGGCATAAAGAGTTGGGTTTGTGTGGCTAGAAAAATTGATATAGTGGAGCTGTTTAAATTGATTTTAAAATCGTTGACAAGAACGAAGGTTGAAGTGGATGATAGGGAAGCCATAGTTCAGGAAATTCGAGGAAAACTTGGGGAAAAAAGATTTCTccttgttcttgatgatgtaTGGAATTGTGAACCGGGATTGTGGAGTGACTTCTTCGCCACATTGTTGGGACTCAGTACAACTAAAGGAAGCTGGTGTATTCTCACTACTCGTCTACAACCAGTGGCTAATGCTGTGCTTAGGCATTTGCAAATGAATGGTGGTCCTTATTTCTTAGGAAAGCTATCAGGTGATGAGTGCTGGTCCATCATAAAAAGAAAGGTGCTCGCAAGGGAAGAAGTAACAAAAGAATTGGAAGCAATACAGGAGCAAATTTTAAGGAGATGCGATGGCCTACCCTTGGCGGCAAGTTTGATTGGTGGCTTGTTGCTTAACAACAGAAGAGAGAAGTGGCACTCCATTGTGCAGGAGAGTCTCTTGAATGAAGATCAAAGCGAGATCGATCAAATACTTAAGGTGAGCTTTGATCATTTATCACCTCCATCAGTTAAGAAATGTTTTGCATATTGCTCGATTTTTCGCCAGGATACTGAATTGGGAGAAGATGAACTAATTCAGCACTGGGTTGCAGAAGGTTTTGTTCAACCAGATCGCCAAAACCAAAGATTGATGGAGGAAATAGCGGGTGATTATTTGAGGATTTTGTTACAAAATTCCTTATTGGAAGAAGTAGAAGAGTCGTGGAGAACATATTATAAAATGCATGATCTCGTGCATGATTTTGCAAAATCAGTTCTCAATCCTAAAAGCAGCAGCCAGGATCGCTACCTTGCATTACACTCATATGAAGAAATGGCAGAAAATGTCAGATGGAATAAAGCAGCATCAATCCGCTCGTTATTTCTCCATTTAGGGGGTGGCATATCTGCTGACACGAACATGTTATCAAGATTCAAGCACTTGCATGTTCTCAAATTGTCTGGATATGATGTCATGTTTCTGCCGAGCTCTATTGGCAAACTATTACATTTGCGGTTGCTCGACATTTCATCTTCTCGAATCAAAAGTTTGCCAGAATCTCTTTGCAAGCTATATAATTTGCACACACTAACGATTCGAAATAATGCACTTGGAGGAGGTTTTCCAAAACGGATGAATGATTTGATTAGCTTGAGGCATCTAAACTACCATCATCATCGTGCAAAATTTAAAATGCCGATGCAAATGGGACAATTGACTTGTCTTCAAACTCTGAAGTTCTTTAATGTAAGTCAAGAGAAGGGTTGTGGCATCGAAGAGCTTGGGACCTTGAAATATCTTAGAGGACCATTGGAGATAAGAAATCTTGAACTAGTAGAGGGCAAAGATGCAGCTAAACAAGCAAAATTGTTCGAAAAGCCAAATCTGTCTCGCTTAAGGTTAGACTTTAGACGGAAGAGGGGGCATCAGAAAAGCGATAACTCTGATGAGGATGTGTTGGAAGGTCTCCAACCTCACCCAAATTTGCAAAAGTTGGAAATTCGATATTTTATGGGTGATAAATTTTCGCAATGGCTTATCAATTTGCCAAAATTGGTGGAGTTGTGGATAGAAGATTGCAAGAGATGCAGTGAACTCCCCTCATTAGGACAACTACCATCCCTCAAACGTCTCTTTTTGAACAGACTAGAAAACATTCGATCTGTTGGAGATGAATTCTATGGTATTACTACTAATGAGGAGGGGGAGGATGAGGGCAGATCACGAGCATCAGGGAGCAGCACTAGAAGACGAAAATTCTTTCCGGCCCTTGAAGAACTCCGTGTAGCATATATGAAGAATTTGGTAGAGTGGAAGGATGCAGACCAAGTGAGGTCAACAATAGCCGAAGAAGCAGCAGATGTCTTTCCCATGCTGAGGGATTTGAGCATTCAACATTGCCCCCAACTGACCACTCTCCCGTGCTCATGCAAAATTCTAGACGTGCAATATTGCCGCAATCTAACAAGTATAAAAACGGGTTACGGCACTGCTTCTGTTGAAAAGTTGAAGATTGGCTGTTGCAACAATCTTAGGGAGCTGCCAGAAGATGTGTTTGGATCGAGTTTGCAGCGGCTGAGCATCGAAAGTTGCCCAAGACTAATTAGTCTGGGAGTAAATGGGCTGAAATGCCCACTACCATGTCTTGAACGATTGAGTATTCAATATTGTGTTGGGTTGACCACTATATCCGACAAAATGTTCGAGTCATGCCAGTCTCTGAGGTCCCTGTCGGTGGAGTGTTGCCCCAATCTGGTGTCATTTTCGCTTAATTTGCAGGAGATGCCTTCTCTCGAGGATTTCGCCCTGCTCAACTGTCCGAAATTGATCCCTCATAGGTTCAATGGATTTGCTTTTGCCACCAACTTAAGAAAATTGTGGATCGGTCCCTTCTCCTCAGGTGACTCCTCAATTGATGGTTTTGACTGGTCTGGTTTAAGATCTGCATCAACACTCCGTAAGGTTCACTTAGAAGGGTTACGTCACTCGGATTTCCTGCCACACCAGCTTCAATACTTGACTACCCTCACTTCACTAAATCTGAAGAACTTTGGAGGAATAGAAGTGCTACCTGATTGGATTGGAAACCTTGTGTCCCTTGAAACCCTACAGCTATCGAATTGCGAAAAGCTTCGATGTTTGCTGTCTGAGGCTGCCATGAGACGACTCACAAAGTTAACTAGTGTTGAAGTTCGTCGGTGTCCTCTATTAAGACAACGATACGCTCCCCAAAGAGGCATCTACTTGGAGGAGTAG